In Quercus robur chromosome 11, dhQueRobu3.1, whole genome shotgun sequence, the following proteins share a genomic window:
- the LOC126707716 gene encoding aquaporin TIP3-1-like isoform X2 produces the protein MDIVVAIGNDESFSQPFEKIERKSLKTTFLDSIGAHEIFSSEMWRAALAETVATTFFLFTLTTCLLSCYESNVTDPKLLVPFAVFIVAFFFLFTMFPLTGAFLNPLLTFIATLKGAICLVRACVIFLGQCLASIMAIYLLKCAMSHDAVEKYMLGGCTINDNGSGISLGTALMLEFVCTFIILLVAVTVGFDKKRSKELGATMVCIQIAASLALAIYVSSVVTGKIGYAGAGLNPARCFASALLFGGPLWHGQWVFWLGPFLACIVYHIFSKTLPKEGLVNDGKYEIIKVARACIGATGSNKYKSATVKAEEKPPCIPETVDKDVLALYPF, from the exons ATGGATATCGTTGTAGCCATTGGAAATGATGAAAGTTTCTCACAACCATttgagaaaatagaaagaaaatccCTAAAGACAACTTTCCTTGACTCAATTGGTGCCCATGAAATTTTCTCATCCGAG ATGTGGAGGGCAGCCCTTGCAGAGACAGTGGCAACCACCTTCTTTTTATTCACACTCACGACATGCCTTCTCTCATGCTATGAATCTAATGTCACTGACCCCAAGCTGCTCGTCCCGTTTGCGGTGTTCATCGTtgctttcttcttcctctttacCATGTTTCCTCTAACCGGGGCCTTTTTGAATCCATTGCTCACATTCATTGCAACCCTCAAGGGTGCCATATGTCTTGTACGTGCCTGTGTTATTTTCTTGGGGCAATGCCTTGCCTCTATAATGGCCATCTACTTATTGAAGTGTGCGATGAGCCATGATGCAGTAGAGAAGTACATGTTAGGTGGTTGTACTATCAATGATAATGGCTCTGGTATTAGCCTGGGAACTGCACTGATGTTAGAGTTTGTGTGTACCTTTATTATCCTCTTGGTTGCTGTTACAGTGGGATTTGACAAGAAAAGGAGCAAAGAACTTGGGGCGACTATGGTTTGTATTCAGATAGCAGCATCATTGGCCTTAGCAATTTATGTGTCCAGTGTGGTAACTGGGAAGATTGGCTATGCTGGTGCTGGACTGAACCCTGCAAGGTGCTTTGCCTCAGCATTGCTTTTTGGAGGTCCATTGTGGCATGGACAATGGGTATTCTGGTTGGGGCCCTTTCTAGCTTGCATTGTTTATCATATTTTCTCTAAGACCCTACCTAAGGAGGGTTTGGTCAATGATGGAAAGTATGAGATTATAAAGGTTGCAAGGGCTTGTATTGGAGCAACTGGCTCTAACAAATACAAATCTGCAACTGTAAAGGCTGAGGAAAAGCCTCCCTGTATCCCTGAAACTGTTGACAAGGATGTACTTGCCCTATACcctttttaa
- the LOC126707716 gene encoding probable aquaporin PIP2-6 isoform X3: MWRAALAETVATTFFLFTLTTCLLSCYESNVTDPKLLVPFAVFIVAFFFLFTMFPLTGAFLNPLLTFIATLKGAICLVRACVIFLGQCLASIMAIYLLKCAMSHDAVEKYMLGGCTINDNGSGISLGTALMLEFVCTFIILLVAVTVGFDKKRSKELGATMVCIQIAASLALAIYVSSVVTGKIGYAGAGLNPARCFASALLFGGPLWHGQWVFWLGPFLACIVYHIFSKTLPKEGLVNDGKYEIIKVARACIGATGSNKYKSATVKAEEKPPCIPETVDKDVLALYPF; this comes from the coding sequence ATGTGGAGGGCAGCCCTTGCAGAGACAGTGGCAACCACCTTCTTTTTATTCACACTCACGACATGCCTTCTCTCATGCTATGAATCTAATGTCACTGACCCCAAGCTGCTCGTCCCGTTTGCGGTGTTCATCGTtgctttcttcttcctctttacCATGTTTCCTCTAACCGGGGCCTTTTTGAATCCATTGCTCACATTCATTGCAACCCTCAAGGGTGCCATATGTCTTGTACGTGCCTGTGTTATTTTCTTGGGGCAATGCCTTGCCTCTATAATGGCCATCTACTTATTGAAGTGTGCGATGAGCCATGATGCAGTAGAGAAGTACATGTTAGGTGGTTGTACTATCAATGATAATGGCTCTGGTATTAGCCTGGGAACTGCACTGATGTTAGAGTTTGTGTGTACCTTTATTATCCTCTTGGTTGCTGTTACAGTGGGATTTGACAAGAAAAGGAGCAAAGAACTTGGGGCGACTATGGTTTGTATTCAGATAGCAGCATCATTGGCCTTAGCAATTTATGTGTCCAGTGTGGTAACTGGGAAGATTGGCTATGCTGGTGCTGGACTGAACCCTGCAAGGTGCTTTGCCTCAGCATTGCTTTTTGGAGGTCCATTGTGGCATGGACAATGGGTATTCTGGTTGGGGCCCTTTCTAGCTTGCATTGTTTATCATATTTTCTCTAAGACCCTACCTAAGGAGGGTTTGGTCAATGATGGAAAGTATGAGATTATAAAGGTTGCAAGGGCTTGTATTGGAGCAACTGGCTCTAACAAATACAAATCTGCAACTGTAAAGGCTGAGGAAAAGCCTCCCTGTATCCCTGAAACTGTTGACAAGGATGTACTTGCCCTATACcctttttaa
- the LOC126707716 gene encoding aquaporin TIP3-1-like isoform X1 has translation MANIKMSRTGAMDIVVAIGNDESFSQPFEKIERKSLKTTFLDSIGAHEIFSSEMWRAALAETVATTFFLFTLTTCLLSCYESNVTDPKLLVPFAVFIVAFFFLFTMFPLTGAFLNPLLTFIATLKGAICLVRACVIFLGQCLASIMAIYLLKCAMSHDAVEKYMLGGCTINDNGSGISLGTALMLEFVCTFIILLVAVTVGFDKKRSKELGATMVCIQIAASLALAIYVSSVVTGKIGYAGAGLNPARCFASALLFGGPLWHGQWVFWLGPFLACIVYHIFSKTLPKEGLVNDGKYEIIKVARACIGATGSNKYKSATVKAEEKPPCIPETVDKDVLALYPF, from the exons ATGGCCAATATCAAGATGTCGAG GACTGGAGCTATGGATATCGTTGTAGCCATTGGAAATGATGAAAGTTTCTCACAACCATttgagaaaatagaaagaaaatccCTAAAGACAACTTTCCTTGACTCAATTGGTGCCCATGAAATTTTCTCATCCGAG ATGTGGAGGGCAGCCCTTGCAGAGACAGTGGCAACCACCTTCTTTTTATTCACACTCACGACATGCCTTCTCTCATGCTATGAATCTAATGTCACTGACCCCAAGCTGCTCGTCCCGTTTGCGGTGTTCATCGTtgctttcttcttcctctttacCATGTTTCCTCTAACCGGGGCCTTTTTGAATCCATTGCTCACATTCATTGCAACCCTCAAGGGTGCCATATGTCTTGTACGTGCCTGTGTTATTTTCTTGGGGCAATGCCTTGCCTCTATAATGGCCATCTACTTATTGAAGTGTGCGATGAGCCATGATGCAGTAGAGAAGTACATGTTAGGTGGTTGTACTATCAATGATAATGGCTCTGGTATTAGCCTGGGAACTGCACTGATGTTAGAGTTTGTGTGTACCTTTATTATCCTCTTGGTTGCTGTTACAGTGGGATTTGACAAGAAAAGGAGCAAAGAACTTGGGGCGACTATGGTTTGTATTCAGATAGCAGCATCATTGGCCTTAGCAATTTATGTGTCCAGTGTGGTAACTGGGAAGATTGGCTATGCTGGTGCTGGACTGAACCCTGCAAGGTGCTTTGCCTCAGCATTGCTTTTTGGAGGTCCATTGTGGCATGGACAATGGGTATTCTGGTTGGGGCCCTTTCTAGCTTGCATTGTTTATCATATTTTCTCTAAGACCCTACCTAAGGAGGGTTTGGTCAATGATGGAAAGTATGAGATTATAAAGGTTGCAAGGGCTTGTATTGGAGCAACTGGCTCTAACAAATACAAATCTGCAACTGTAAAGGCTGAGGAAAAGCCTCCCTGTATCCCTGAAACTGTTGACAAGGATGTACTTGCCCTATACcctttttaa
- the LOC126707715 gene encoding uncharacterized protein LOC126707715 produces METPTGTPKKKSVEHGQVLDGSDIMELVENEQVFSNFVDHKFQELDKDRDGKLSVKELQPAVADIGVALGLPAQGSSPDSDHIYSEVLSEFTHGKQETVSKTEFKEVLSDILLGMAAGLKRDPVVILRIDGEDLLEFINGPSFEAEIVSIFSQIESPDRSLRDHLIQAFEKLSVDQGMPPSSDPWVLDNIVEPALQACAGHDWHKPASQEAFLVEFKKVAERVAQHLKEQPVIVAHSENTFDGSGIKRLLSNKFELDKTLNAALENVPRDRNGKMSKEYLRVVLDVVYPSAGLPPIGAVDQMDKVVADVFQMINADDGKLVKEDEFKKLLTEILGSIMLQLEGNTISVSTNSVVHEPLASSSSLLQPSSQ; encoded by the exons ATGGAGACTCCAACAGGCACACCCAAGAAGAAAAGCGTAGAACATGGACAGGTTCTGGACGGTTCAGATATAATGGAGTTGGTTGAGAACGAGCAGGTGTTTAGCAATTTCGTGGACCATAAGTTCCAGGAGTTGGATAAAGATAGAGATGGTAAGCTTTCTGTGAAGGAGCTCCAGCCTGCTGTGGCTGATATTGGTGTTGCTTTGGGTTTGCCTGCTCAGGGCTCTTCTCCTGATTCTGATCACATTTATTCTGAG GTCTTGAGTGAATTCACACATGGCAAACAAGAAACAGTGAGCAAGACTGAGTTCAAAGAAGTTCTTTCAGACATTCTATTAGGCATGGCTGCTGGTTTGAAGCGAGATCCTGTTGTGATCCTCCGGATTGATGGGGAAGATCTCCTTGAATTCATCAATGGCCCAAGTTTTGAAGCTGAGATTGTGTCCATATTTTCACAGATAGAGTCACCTGACAGATCCCTCCGTGACCATTTAATCCAGGCTTTCGAAAAACTTAGTGTTGATCAAGGAATGCCTCCTTCTTCAGACCCTTGG GTTTTGGACAACATTGTGGAACCAGCATTGCAAGCCTGTGCTGGTCATGACTGGCACAAACCTGCCTCTCAAGAAGCATTCTTGGTGGAATTTAAGAAAGTAGCAGAGCGTGTAGCTCAACATCTCAAGGAGCAGCCTGTGATTGTTGCCCATAGTGAAAATACCTTTGATGGAAGTGGCATTAAGAGATTATTATCCAACAAATTTGAGTTAGACAAG ACCTTGAATGCAGCTTTAGAAAATGTGCCAAGAGATCGTAATGGAAAAATGTCCAAGGAGTATCTTCGTGTGGTGCTGGATGTGGTGTACCCATCAGCTGGTCTACCTCCAATTGGTGCAGTTGACCAG ATGGACAAGGTTGTTGCTGATGTCTTTCAGATGATTAATGCGGATGATGGGAAGCTGGTTAAAGAAGATGAGTTCAAGAAATTATTGACTGAAATCCTGGGGAGTATCATGTTGCAATTAGAGGGAAATACGATTTCAGTTTCTACAAATTCAGTGGTGCACGAGCCCCTTGCCTCTTCTTCCTCACTTTTGCAGCCATCTTCCCAGTAA